One stretch of Nocardioides perillae DNA includes these proteins:
- a CDS encoding HIT domain-containing protein — MADCTFCGIVAGDLPAAEVLREEHVVAFLDTRPVFKGHVLLAPRTHVVTLPELPPDLGVPFLAAAQRLGDAVVEALGAQGSFMAVNNVVSQSVPHLHLHVVPRTKGDGLRGFFWPRTRYDDDEERAAYAARLRAALGAALE; from the coding sequence GTGGCCGACTGCACCTTCTGCGGCATCGTCGCCGGCGACCTGCCGGCGGCCGAGGTGCTGCGCGAGGAGCACGTGGTCGCCTTCCTCGACACCCGGCCGGTCTTCAAGGGCCACGTGCTCCTGGCGCCGCGCACCCACGTCGTCACCCTGCCCGAGCTGCCCCCCGACCTGGGTGTGCCGTTCCTCGCCGCCGCCCAGCGACTCGGCGACGCGGTGGTCGAGGCGCTCGGCGCGCAGGGCTCCTTCATGGCGGTCAACAACGTGGTGAGCCAGTCGGTGCCCCACCTGCACCTGCACGTCGTGCCGCGCACCAAGGGCGACGGCCTGCGCGGCTTCTTCTGGCCCCGCACCCGCTACGACGACGACGAGGAGCGGGCCGCCTACGCCGCCCGTCTCCGCGCCGCCCTGGGCGCCGCC